From a single Pieris rapae chromosome 17, ilPieRapa1.1, whole genome shotgun sequence genomic region:
- the LOC111001578 gene encoding glutathione S-transferase 1-1, whose translation MPMDLYYVPGSAPCRAVLLTARALNLNLNLKLVDLHHGEHLKPEFLKINPQHTVPTLVDDDLIIYESRAIMTYLVNKYGKGSTLYPEDPKARALVDMRLNYDLGTLYNRFADYFYPHLFYGAPADKDKLAKVEDALKLLDTFLEGQKYVAGPNLTLADLSIIAGVSSFEASDIDFKKYANVKRWYETVKTTAPGYQEANEKGLDAFKALVESMLKK comes from the exons ATGCCTATGGATTTGTATTACGTACCTGGTTCGGCTCCATGCCGTGCTGTACTATTGACAGCGAGAGCCCTTAACCTCAACCTGAACTTGAAATTGGTTGACCTGCATCATGGAGAACATCTTAAGCCTGAGTTTTTGAAG aTCAACCCACAACACACAGTGCCGACTCTAGTAGATGACGACCTTATTATCTACGAGTCCCGAGCTATCATGACTTACTTAGTGAACAAGTACGGCAAGGGCAGTACCCTCTACCCTGAAGACCCTAAAGCTCGGGCCCTGGTTGACATGCGTCTGAACTATGATCTTGGAACTCTGTACAACAGATTTGCCGATTACTTC taccCACACTTATTCTACGGCGCACCAGCCGACAAGGACAAGCTAGCAAAAGTAGAGGATGCCCTGAAATTGTTGGATACTTTCCTTGAAGGACAGAAATATGTAGCCGGGCCCAATCTAACTCTGGCTGACTTGAGTATTATCGCTGGGGTCTCCAGCTTTGAGGCATCTGACATCGACTTCAAGAAATACGCTAACGTTAAAAG GTGGTATGAAACAGTCAAGACTACAGCTCCCGGATACCAAGAAGCCAATGAGAAAGGTCTAGATGCATTCAAAGCGCTTGTCGAAAGTATGCTTAAGAAGTAA